One Nocardioides aromaticivorans genomic window carries:
- a CDS encoding NADPH-dependent FMN reductase: MSTRTAVVVGNPKPASRTLSAALHLHRELVGREPDLVVDVATLGAGLVDWTDAAIDGLVSEVGRADLVVFACPTYKATYTGLLKLFLDRFAAGQLSGVAVPLMLGGGPAHALAPEHGLVPLLSHLGGVVPGSALYVLDKEHDDPAAYADWLARSRPVVEKLLRPS, translated from the coding sequence GTGAGCACGCGCACCGCCGTCGTCGTCGGCAACCCCAAGCCCGCCAGCCGCACGCTGTCCGCCGCGCTGCACCTGCACCGCGAGCTGGTCGGCCGCGAGCCGGACCTCGTCGTCGACGTCGCCACGCTCGGCGCCGGCCTGGTCGACTGGACCGACGCCGCCATCGACGGGCTGGTCTCCGAGGTGGGTCGCGCGGACCTGGTGGTCTTCGCGTGCCCGACCTACAAGGCGACGTACACGGGGCTGCTGAAGCTCTTCCTCGACCGCTTCGCGGCCGGTCAGCTCTCGGGCGTGGCCGTGCCGCTGATGCTCGGTGGGGGACCGGCGCACGCGCTGGCCCCGGAGCACGGTCTCGTGCCGCTGCTCAGCCACCTCGGAGGCGTGGTGCCGGGCAGTGCGCTCTACGTGCTCGACAAGGAGCACGACGACCCGGCGGCGTACGCGGACTGGCTGGCCCGGAGCAGGCCCGTCGTGGAGAAGCTGCTGCGCCCGTCCTGA
- a CDS encoding LLM class flavin-dependent oxidoreductase, with protein sequence MSLKFHWFLPTNGGDGRHVVGGGHGVNPGQAGRPADVAYLTQVARAAEDNGFEAALTPTGAWCEDAWLTTAMLSQTSERLKFLVAFRPGVVAPYLAAQMAGTFQNLSGGRLLLNVVTGGESHEQRMFGDFLDKDERYERCGEFLEIVRRLWTGETVDFTGKHLSVEAAKLGQIPSPVPDIYFGGSSPAAGKVAAEHADVYLTWGEPPQAVAEKIAWIRELAAAEGRGPDNRPIRFGIRMHVITRDTSEEAWAEADRLLKGIDPATIKQVQEGLRRSESEGQRRMLDLHSGRTDELEIYPNVWAGVGLVRGGAGTALVGSHEEVADRIAEYAELGLDEFVLSAYPHLEGAYWFGEGVLPILAERGLWKYDGPQRHHGASVPFASVGR encoded by the coding sequence ATGTCCCTGAAGTTCCACTGGTTCCTGCCCACCAACGGCGGCGACGGCCGCCACGTCGTCGGCGGCGGCCACGGCGTCAACCCCGGCCAGGCCGGCCGTCCGGCGGACGTCGCCTACCTGACCCAGGTCGCGCGCGCCGCCGAGGACAACGGCTTCGAGGCCGCGCTGACGCCGACCGGCGCGTGGTGCGAGGACGCGTGGCTGACCACCGCGATGCTGAGCCAGACGAGCGAGCGGCTGAAGTTCCTCGTCGCGTTCCGGCCCGGTGTCGTGGCGCCGTACCTCGCGGCCCAGATGGCGGGCACCTTCCAGAACCTCTCGGGCGGTCGCCTGCTGCTCAACGTCGTCACCGGCGGCGAGAGCCACGAGCAGCGGATGTTCGGCGACTTCCTCGACAAGGACGAGCGCTACGAGCGGTGCGGGGAGTTCCTGGAGATCGTGCGCCGGCTGTGGACCGGCGAGACCGTCGACTTCACCGGCAAGCACCTCTCGGTCGAGGCCGCGAAGCTGGGCCAGATCCCCAGCCCCGTGCCGGACATCTACTTCGGCGGGTCCTCGCCGGCGGCCGGCAAGGTCGCCGCCGAGCACGCCGACGTCTACCTCACCTGGGGCGAGCCGCCGCAGGCCGTCGCCGAGAAGATCGCGTGGATCCGCGAGCTCGCCGCGGCCGAGGGGCGTGGCCCGGACAACCGGCCGATCCGGTTCGGCATCCGGATGCACGTGATCACCCGCGACACCTCCGAGGAGGCGTGGGCCGAGGCCGACCGGCTGCTCAAGGGCATCGACCCGGCCACGATCAAGCAGGTGCAGGAGGGGCTGCGGCGCAGCGAGTCCGAGGGCCAGCGCCGGATGCTCGACCTGCACAGCGGGCGCACCGACGAGCTCGAGATCTACCCCAACGTCTGGGCCGGCGTCGGCCTGGTCCGCGGCGGCGCCGGCACCGCGCTGGTCGGCAGCCACGAGGAGGTCGCCGACCGGATCGCGGAGTACGCCGAGCTCGGCCTAGACGAGTTCGTGCTGTCGGCCTACCCGCACCTCGAGGGTGCCTACTGGTTCGGAGAGGGCGTGCTGCCGATCCTCGCCGAACGCGGCCTGTGGAAGTACGACGGCCCGCAGCGCCACCACGGCGCCTCGGTCCCGTTCGCGTCGGTCGGGCGGTGA
- a CDS encoding SfnB family sulfur acquisition oxidoreductase, with translation MSAAPSVVEEVVQRPSRDPATHTAASAIATATDLAAAFAEDSARRDRERILPVAEVEALSAAGLLAITVPVEYGGPGLGAEVLAEVVRILATGDPNVAQVPHSHFVYVNALVEQGSEQQKRFLLGEVVAGKRFGNAQSEIRSRHVREHATTLRPDPDRPGDWVLDGEKGYATGAYLAHWIPVLAHLGEGGPLAVAWVERHAGGVTVIDDWDGLGQRTTASGTVRLEGVRVAADRVTSYHLTFERPQVYGAFAQLLHAAIDAGIARAAVREAAAFVTTSSRPYPDALALYDTDGAADDPLVVQAFGEVELQVRAAEALVAEAGRAVDRARADLTAETAAEASLAVAAARASTTAASLEASSRLFEVAGTRSALRGLGLDRHWRNARTHTLHDPAAWKVHHLGRHAIDGTPPPNHGQI, from the coding sequence ATGTCAGCGGCACCCTCGGTGGTCGAGGAGGTCGTGCAGCGACCGTCACGAGACCCGGCGACCCACACCGCCGCCTCGGCGATCGCGACGGCCACCGACCTGGCCGCCGCCTTCGCCGAGGACTCGGCCCGGCGCGACCGGGAGCGGATCCTCCCGGTCGCCGAGGTCGAGGCGCTCTCGGCGGCCGGCCTGCTGGCGATCACCGTCCCCGTCGAGTACGGCGGCCCGGGGCTCGGCGCCGAGGTGCTGGCCGAGGTCGTGCGGATCCTCGCCACCGGCGACCCCAACGTGGCCCAGGTCCCGCACAGCCACTTCGTCTACGTCAACGCGCTCGTCGAGCAGGGCAGTGAGCAGCAGAAGCGCTTCCTGCTCGGCGAGGTCGTCGCCGGCAAGCGGTTCGGCAACGCGCAGTCGGAGATCCGCAGCCGCCACGTGCGCGAGCACGCGACGACCCTGCGGCCCGACCCCGACCGCCCCGGCGACTGGGTGCTCGACGGCGAGAAGGGCTACGCGACCGGTGCCTACCTCGCGCACTGGATCCCCGTGCTGGCGCACCTCGGCGAGGGCGGACCCCTCGCCGTGGCGTGGGTCGAGCGCCACGCCGGAGGCGTCACGGTGATCGACGACTGGGACGGGCTCGGGCAGCGCACGACCGCCAGCGGCACCGTCCGGCTCGAGGGAGTCCGGGTCGCGGCGGACCGCGTGACGTCGTACCACCTGACGTTCGAGCGCCCGCAGGTGTACGGCGCCTTCGCGCAGCTGCTCCACGCCGCGATCGACGCCGGCATCGCCCGCGCGGCGGTGCGGGAGGCGGCCGCGTTCGTGACCACCAGCAGCCGGCCCTACCCGGACGCCCTGGCCCTCTACGACACCGACGGTGCCGCCGACGACCCGTTGGTCGTGCAGGCGTTCGGGGAGGTCGAGCTGCAGGTGCGGGCCGCCGAGGCGCTGGTCGCCGAGGCGGGTCGCGCGGTCGACCGGGCCCGTGCGGACCTCACCGCGGAGACCGCCGCCGAGGCCAGCCTTGCGGTCGCCGCGGCCCGTGCGTCCACGACGGCCGCCTCGCTCGAGGCGTCCAGCCGGCTCTTCGAGGTGGCGGGCACCCGCTCGGCGCTGCGCGGCCTCGGCCTGGACCGGCACTGGCGCAACGCCCGCACGCACACCCTGCACGACCCCGCCGCCTGGAAGGTGCACCACCTCGGTCGCCACGCGATCGACGGCACGCCACCGCCCAACCACGGCCAGATCTGA